In Desulfoferula mesophila, the genomic window GAACTTGAACGCTGAGTTTGAACCGAAGATAGTGGCCTTCTGCTGCCAGTACTGAGCGTACTCCGCCGCGGACCTGGCAGGTTCGATGAGATTGCAGTACCCCACCAACGTGCGAGTCATCCAGTTGCCCTGCTCCGGGCGGGTGGACATCTTGCACCTGCTGCGCTCCTTTGAAGACGGCGTGGACGGCGTGTACGTGGCCGGTTGCATGGAAGGCGATTGCCACTTCCTCACCGGCAACCTCAAGGCGCGGCGCAAGGTGGAATACGTCAAAAAGGTTTTGGAGTCGCTGGGCATCGAGCCCGAACGCATCGAGATGTACAACATGAGCTCGGCCCAGGGACCCCGCTTCGCGGAAGTGGCCAACGAGTTCACCCAGCGCATCAAGGAGCTGGGACCCAGCCCGGTGCGATCGGCCAAGGCGGCCTAGAGACCGGCGGGAGCGAGACGGATCCAGCTATCGGTTGACGAGGAAGGACAGTTGCCATGATCGTAGGTGACAGCAAGCCCTTGGAGGAGATCCTGTCCATGATCGAGGGGCGGGAAAAGGTCCTGGTGTTGGGCTGCCGGGGGTGCGTGACCGTCTGCAACGTGGGCGGCGAAAAGGAAGTGGGCATCCTGGCCAGCGCCCTGCGCATAGCCCGCAAAAAGGCGGGCCTGCCCCCCACCGTGGAAGAGATGACCCTGGAGCGCCAGTGCGATCCCGAGTACGTCGAAGAACTGGCCGACGTGGCCGATAAATACGACGCCATCGTCTCCATCGCCTGCGGGGTGGGGCCCCAGTTCGTGGCCGAGCGCTTCCAGAAGGTGCCGGTGTTTCCGGGCATCAACACCACCTTCATCGGCGGGGCCTTGGAGCACGGGGTCTGGGCCGAGCGCTGCCAGAGCTGCGGCAACTGCCTGGTGCACAACTTCGGCGGCCTCTGCCCCATCGCCCGCTGCTCCAAAAGCCTGATGAACGGCCCTTGTGGCGGCTCGGCCTCGGGCAACTGCGAGATCAGCCCGGAGGTGCCCTGCGTGTGGGACCAGATTGTCCAGAAAATGAGCGCCATGGGCAGGCTGGAGGAGTTGGAGCAGGTGTGGCCCAACAAGAACTGGTTGACCGCCCGCGACGGCGGCCCCCGCAAGCGGGTTAGGGAGGACCTCAAGCAATGAAAGCCGGCAGCAATCTGGAAAAGGTGCTCTCCGCTGGCCACTTTGCGGTTACCGGCGAGCTTGGTCCGCCCCAGGGCAACAACGCGGAGGAGGTGCGCCACAAGGCCGGCTTCCTCAAGGGCATCGTGGAGTCGGTTAACATCACCGACAACCAGACCGCGGTGGTGCGCATGGCCTCTTGGGCCGCCTGCAAGATCCTCATCGACGAGGGCCTGGAGCCCAACTATCAGATGGTCTGCCGCGACCGCAACCGCCTGGCCCTGATGGCCGACATCCTGGGGGCCACCGCCCTGGGCATCAAGAACGTGCTGTGCCTCTCCGGCGACCACCAGCGCTTCGGCAGCCATCCCGAGTCCAAGAACGTCTACGACCTGGACTCGGTGCAGCTCCTGGCCGCCTTCAAGAAGATGCGCGACGAAAAGAAGTTTTTGAACGACAAGGATCTGGACGGCTCGCCCGACCTCTTCTTGGGCGCGGCCTCCAACCCCTTTGCCGATCCCTTCGAGTTCCGGGTTTCCCGCCTGGCCAAGAAGATCGCCGCCGGGGCCGACTTCGTGCAGACCCAGTGCATCTACAACATGGACAAGTTCCGCCTGTTCATGAAGCAGGCGGTGGACCGGGGCCTGCACGAGAAGTGCTACATCCTGGCCGGGGTCACCCCCATGAAGTCGGTGGGTATGGCCAAGTACATGGCCAAGTTCGTGCCGGGCATGGACGTGCCCGAGTCGGTGGTCAAGCGCCTGCAAGGGGTGGACAAGAAGCAGCAGGCCGCCGAGGGCATCAAGATGGCCATCGAGCAGATCGAGGAGTTCAAGGAGATGGAGGGCGTGGCCGGGGTGCACGTCATGGCCATCGAGTGGGAGCATCGGGCCAAGGAGATTATTGAGGGCGCGGGGCTGCTGCCCCGGCCGGTGGTCGATTAACTCTGACCGGGGCCCGGCTGCGCCAGCCGCCGGCATACTGCGTTGCTGGCTGCGCGCTGACCTCGACGTAGCTTGAGCTACGCCTCCGGTCCGCGCTGGCCAGACGCCTTGTCTGCCTGCGGCTGGCTGTGCCGGCCCGTTCACGACACGTTCATTAAATGCGTGCATTCTGGAGAAGCCCTGCGGGGCTTCTTTTTTTGGGGGGGCAAAAAAGGGAGTCTGAAAAAAGAATCAGTAATAGCGGTCATTGCGAGCCCCGCCGGTAAAACCGCTGCTTCGCTAGGAAGGCCTTCTCCCGACGGGGCGCGGCAATCTTCGATTTCCTCGAGGCTTGGCTGGGGAAAGAGATACCTCCCCGTCGGGTTCAGAGGGGAGACAAGGGAAACGGAAGATGGCCGCGTCGCGGCGGGAGCAGGGCGGTCATTCCACCACCCGCCGAGGCCGCCGCTCCTCGCCATGACGGCTATGGGCTGGAAGCGAAGGCACGAGCGCTGTCGACTTTGCGTGGGGGCTTGCTGGCGCACCGAGATTGCTACGCCGCTGGGCGGCTCGCAACGACAACGGTCTTTGTAAACTCGAAGGCCCCCCGACTCCCGCCCCCGTCAGCAGCACAGCCAGGCGGTCACGGGCCAGGCGTCCGCCGAGCGACAGCCGCAGGCGTAACCGATGCTACGTCGAGGCTGAAGCGATGCCGCCAACGCAGCCCCCGGCCGTCTGGCGCAGCCGTCTAAAATGCTACCAGTTTGATCGCTATGGCGATCAGAATCGCGCCCCCCACTATGCCCATGCGATGCCCCAACTTGGCGCTCATCAGCCCGGCCAGCTTCATGGCAATGAGGGTCATGCCCGCGGCCACGATGCCGATGACCACCGCCGAGCCGAAGACGTTTTGCCCCACCATGCCCAGGGACAGGCCCACCCCCAGGGCGTCGATGCTGGTGGCCAAGGAAAGGGCCACCAGGCTCCAGCCCTTGGTGGGGTCCAGGCCCTGGCTGCGGTCCTCCGGAGGCTGCAAGGCCTCCCAGGCCATCTTGCCGCCGATGAACAAAAGCACCGCCGCGGCGATCCAGGGGGCCCAGCGGGTGGCCACGGTGGCCAGGCCCGCGCCCAGGCCCCAGCCGATCAGGGGCATGAGGAACTGGAACAGGCCAAAATGAAAAGACAGGCGGAATATTTGACGGGGGGCGCCGAAGCGCCCCCCCACGGCCAGGCCCACCGCGAAAGCATCGCAACCCAGGGCCACGGCCAAAGCCAGGGTTTCAACCAGGTTCACTACTCGTAGATCTTTTCTCCGGACTCGGCCTCAAGGGCGTCGGCCTCGA contains:
- a CDS encoding hydrogenase iron-sulfur subunit → MNAEFEPKIVAFCCQYUAYSAADLAGSMRLQYPTNVRVIQLPCSGRVDILHLLRSFEDGVDGVYVAGCMEGDCHFLTGNLKARRKVEYVKKVLESLGIEPERIEMYNMSSAQGPRFAEVANEFTQRIKELGPSPVRSAKAA
- a CDS encoding methylenetetrahydrofolate reductase C-terminal domain-containing protein — its product is MIVGDSKPLEEILSMIEGREKVLVLGCRGCVTVCNVGGEKEVGILASALRIARKKAGLPPTVEEMTLERQCDPEYVEELADVADKYDAIVSIACGVGPQFVAERFQKVPVFPGINTTFIGGALEHGVWAERCQSCGNCLVHNFGGLCPIARCSKSLMNGPCGGSASGNCEISPEVPCVWDQIVQKMSAMGRLEELEQVWPNKNWLTARDGGPRKRVREDLKQ
- a CDS encoding methylenetetrahydrofolate reductase gives rise to the protein MKAGSNLEKVLSAGHFAVTGELGPPQGNNAEEVRHKAGFLKGIVESVNITDNQTAVVRMASWAACKILIDEGLEPNYQMVCRDRNRLALMADILGATALGIKNVLCLSGDHQRFGSHPESKNVYDLDSVQLLAAFKKMRDEKKFLNDKDLDGSPDLFLGAASNPFADPFEFRVSRLAKKIAAGADFVQTQCIYNMDKFRLFMKQAVDRGLHEKCYILAGVTPMKSVGMAKYMAKFVPGMDVPESVVKRLQGVDKKQQAAEGIKMAIEQIEEFKEMEGVAGVHVMAIEWEHRAKEIIEGAGLLPRPVVD
- a CDS encoding manganese efflux pump MntP, with the translated sequence MNLVETLALAVALGCDAFAVGLAVGGRFGAPRQIFRLSFHFGLFQFLMPLIGWGLGAGLATVATRWAPWIAAAVLLFIGGKMAWEALQPPEDRSQGLDPTKGWSLVALSLATSIDALGVGLSLGMVGQNVFGSAVVIGIVAAGMTLIAMKLAGLMSAKLGHRMGIVGGAILIAIAIKLVAF